In Pseudoalteromonas sp. MM1, a single window of DNA contains:
- a CDS encoding family 43 glycosylhydrolase yields MSDNQQKLSLASRRAIERGYDSRGPQWLTEFDVTPLKGDFAYQEGVIRRDPSSVLYIEGVYHCWYTKGEGETLGFNADDPEAKVFPWDLTQVWHATSKDSITWQEQGVAITRGKAGEYDDRAVFTPEVFAHLGKYYLVYQTVETPYTNRQYEHIAIAQADSPFGPWHKSAAPIVSPSKDGVWSGDEDNRFAVSKKGSFDSHKVHDPCLVFFQNKFYLYYKGETQGEGMNFGGREIKHGVAIADDVMGPYVKSEFNPISNSGHEVVVWNFRGGIASLLTTDGPEKNTIQFAKDGINFEIMAHIKGGPEAIGLYRPSKGFDENPAPGLSWGLCHKYDASWNWNYICRFTPRKQVLDAGTFQNSN; encoded by the coding sequence ATGTCTGATAATCAACAAAAATTAAGTTTAGCGAGCCGCCGAGCAATCGAAAGGGGCTATGACAGCCGAGGTCCTCAATGGTTAACAGAGTTTGATGTAACACCATTAAAAGGTGATTTTGCTTATCAAGAAGGGGTTATACGCCGTGATCCGTCATCAGTTTTATATATTGAGGGTGTTTACCACTGTTGGTACACCAAAGGCGAAGGCGAAACGTTAGGTTTTAATGCAGATGATCCCGAGGCAAAAGTATTTCCGTGGGATTTAACACAAGTGTGGCACGCTACTTCAAAAGACAGCATTACGTGGCAAGAGCAAGGCGTTGCTATTACACGTGGTAAAGCCGGTGAATATGATGACCGTGCTGTATTTACACCTGAAGTATTTGCTCATCTAGGTAAGTACTATTTGGTTTATCAAACAGTTGAAACACCTTATACCAACCGTCAATATGAGCATATTGCCATTGCTCAAGCCGATTCTCCTTTCGGCCCATGGCACAAGTCAGCTGCGCCAATCGTTAGCCCAAGCAAAGATGGTGTGTGGTCTGGGGATGAAGACAACCGCTTTGCCGTTAGTAAAAAAGGCAGTTTTGATAGCCATAAAGTACACGATCCGTGTTTAGTGTTTTTCCAAAATAAATTTTACTTGTATTACAAAGGTGAAACGCAAGGAGAAGGGATGAACTTTGGCGGGCGTGAAATCAAACATGGTGTTGCAATTGCTGATGACGTAATGGGCCCGTATGTAAAATCAGAGTTTAACCCTATCTCTAACAGTGGTCATGAAGTGGTGGTGTGGAACTTCAGAGGAGGAATTGCCAGCCTGCTGACAACCGATGGCCCTGAAAAAAATACTATTCAATTTGCAAAAGACGGTATTAACTTTGAAATCATGGCACATATTAAAGGCGGGCCTGAAGCCATAGGCTTATACCGCCCAAGCAAAGGCTTTGATGAAAACCCTGCGCCAGGTCTTAGTTGGGGGCTGTGTCATAAATATGATGCTAGTTGGAATTGGAATTATATTTGCCGCTTTACACCGCGTAAACAAGTGCTTGATGCCGGCACATTTCAAAATAGTAATTAA